A region from the Rhizobium sp. ARZ01 genome encodes:
- a CDS encoding LuxR C-terminal-related transcriptional regulator codes for MARISSASVPEQGTSFASATPMARGNPYLSPDLASRFCDRLSFLSPREQEIARLVANGMANKEIGLALGISHWTVSAHLRRIFLKLEIDRRIDLCLLYRAMISRGECTSTGLSR; via the coding sequence ATGGCACGGATATCATCGGCATCAGTACCTGAGCAGGGAACATCGTTTGCATCCGCCACGCCGATGGCGCGAGGGAACCCATATCTGTCACCGGACCTTGCTTCTCGCTTCTGCGACCGCCTTTCGTTTCTGTCCCCTCGTGAACAAGAGATCGCTCGCCTTGTTGCGAACGGTATGGCGAACAAGGAGATCGGCCTTGCCCTCGGCATCAGTCACTGGACGGTCTCGGCGCATCTGCGACGCATCTTCCTCAAGCTGGAGATCGATCGCCGCATTGATCTCTGCTTACTTTATCGCGCGATGATTTCCAGGGGAGAATGCACGTCCACTGGATTATCGAGATGA
- a CDS encoding GNAT family N-acetyltransferase, with amino-acid sequence MSALRQERQLAVHHDPGPCPVIATERLTLRPHRISDVDAIAQSLGDFRVSRMLAPVPAPFDRQDAVEWLSSVTSGLLPNWAFAVTTGDDVHIGVVSFEWRAGQWHLGYWLNRFFWGRGYMSEAVHGAVARFLMRMPGVEIHSGVFTDNRASLKVQEKIGFRVTGLSEVYSVARNAMVPHVETRLLAGDFHPAPLRR; translated from the coding sequence ATGAGCGCCCTGCGTCAGGAACGGCAATTGGCCGTTCATCACGATCCCGGCCCCTGCCCGGTCATTGCGACCGAGCGGCTGACCCTGCGTCCGCATCGGATCTCCGACGTGGACGCGATCGCTCAGTCACTCGGCGACTTCCGCGTCTCGCGCATGCTGGCGCCGGTGCCCGCGCCGTTCGACCGGCAGGATGCCGTGGAGTGGCTGTCAAGCGTCACGAGCGGACTTCTTCCGAATTGGGCTTTCGCCGTCACGACCGGAGACGACGTGCACATCGGCGTCGTTTCCTTCGAATGGCGCGCGGGCCAGTGGCATCTCGGCTACTGGCTGAACCGCTTCTTCTGGGGGCGGGGCTACATGAGTGAGGCGGTTCACGGTGCCGTCGCGCGCTTTCTCATGCGGATGCCCGGGGTGGAGATCCATTCCGGCGTCTTCACCGACAACCGGGCCTCCCTGAAGGTGCAGGAAAAGATCGGATTTCGTGTCACGGGGTTGAGCGAGGTCTATTCGGTCGCGCGCAACGCGATGGTTCCGCATGTCGAGACGCGGCTCCTTGCCGGCGATTTTCACCCGGCTCCGCTGCGCCGGTAG
- the rplU gene encoding 50S ribosomal protein L21, which translates to MFAVIKTGGKQYRVAANDVVTVEKLTGVAGDKIEFTEVLMVGEGADASIGAPFVEGAVVTAEVVEQGRAKKVIAFKKRRRQNSKRSRGHRQHQTTVRIVEIAAAGGKAKKSSKKTEAAAEAAAN; encoded by the coding sequence ATGTTCGCAGTCATCAAGACCGGCGGTAAGCAGTACCGCGTGGCAGCCAACGATGTCGTGACGGTTGAAAAGCTCACGGGCGTCGCTGGCGACAAGATTGAATTCACCGAAGTGCTGATGGTCGGCGAAGGTGCCGACGCGTCGATCGGTGCTCCCTTCGTCGAAGGCGCGGTCGTTACCGCCGAAGTCGTCGAACAGGGCCGCGCCAAGAAGGTCATCGCCTTCAAGAAGCGTCGCCGCCAGAACTCCAAGCGTTCGCGCGGCCATCGCCAGCACCAGACGACTGTCCGGATCGTTGAGATCGCGGCAGCCGGCGGCAAGGCAAAGAAGTCTTCCAAGAAGACTGAAGCCGCTGCCGAAGCAGCAGCGAACTAA
- the rpmA gene encoding 50S ribosomal protein L27, whose amino-acid sequence MAHKKAGGSSRNGRDSESKRLGVKKFGGEVVLAGNIIVRQRGTKWHPGANVGLGKDHTIFALTAGNVNFRTKANGRVYVSVMPKAEAAE is encoded by the coding sequence ATGGCACACAAAAAAGCTGGCGGTTCCTCGCGTAACGGTCGCGATTCCGAGTCCAAGCGCCTCGGCGTGAAGAAGTTCGGCGGCGAAGTCGTCCTCGCAGGCAACATCATCGTGCGTCAGCGCGGTACGAAGTGGCATCCGGGCGCCAATGTCGGCCTCGGCAAGGACCACACGATTTTTGCGCTTACGGCAGGCAACGTGAACTTCCGTACGAAGGCCAATGGCCGCGTGTACGTGTCTGTAATGCCGAAAGCCGAAGCAGCGGAATAA
- a CDS encoding nicotinate-nucleotide adenylyltransferase, whose translation MEARYLRMPHVERGMVVGLFGGSFNPPHEGHVLVADISLRRLRLDQLWWMVTPGNPLKDHRHLAPLEQRLRQSEAITPDPRIKVTAFEKTIGQSYTARTLEIVKARNPGVHFVWIMGADNLQGFHRWQSWQTIARTFPIAVIDRPGSTLAYLSSKMARTFDHARIDEEDAGALAFRKSPAWTFIHGPRSPLSSSALRHRAELEKRAKEK comes from the coding sequence ATCGAAGCGCGATACCTGCGGATGCCGCATGTCGAGCGGGGGATGGTCGTCGGTCTTTTCGGCGGCTCCTTCAACCCGCCGCACGAGGGCCATGTGCTCGTGGCCGACATCTCGCTGCGTCGCCTGCGTCTCGACCAGCTCTGGTGGATGGTAACGCCGGGCAATCCGTTGAAGGATCATCGTCATCTGGCGCCCCTCGAACAGCGCTTGCGGCAGTCCGAAGCGATCACGCCTGACCCGCGGATCAAGGTGACGGCCTTCGAGAAGACGATCGGCCAGAGCTATACGGCGAGAACGCTTGAGATCGTCAAGGCGCGCAACCCCGGCGTGCACTTCGTCTGGATCATGGGTGCGGACAATCTGCAGGGCTTCCATCGCTGGCAGAGCTGGCAGACGATTGCCCGTACCTTCCCCATCGCGGTCATCGATCGGCCGGGATCGACGCTCGCCTATCTGTCGTCGAAAATGGCGCGAACCTTCGACCACGCTCGCATCGACGAGGAGGATGCCGGAGCGCTGGCTTTCCGCAAGTCACCGGCTTGGACATTCATCCACGGCCCCCGTTCGCCGCTCAGTTCCAGCGCCCTCAGACATCGCGCGGAACTGGAGAAAAGAGCTAAAGAGAAGTGA
- the rsfS gene encoding ribosome silencing factor, whose amino-acid sequence MTTVHAKGSASSALPKSAGRGDDAADRALQVVLASLEDSKAEDIVTIDIVGKSALGDYMVVVSGRSNRHVGAICDHLLTDLKDEGFGSARVEGLETGDWVLIDTGDIIVHVFRPEIREFYNIERMWAAPDLEDGTLH is encoded by the coding sequence CTGACAACAGTGCACGCGAAGGGAAGCGCCAGCAGCGCTCTTCCCAAAAGCGCAGGACGCGGCGACGATGCCGCCGACCGCGCTCTTCAAGTGGTCCTCGCAAGCCTCGAGGACTCGAAGGCTGAAGATATCGTCACGATCGACATTGTCGGGAAATCCGCGCTGGGCGACTACATGGTGGTCGTGTCCGGACGGTCGAACCGTCATGTCGGAGCGATTTGCGATCATCTGCTCACCGACCTCAAGGACGAAGGCTTTGGTTCCGCCCGCGTGGAGGGACTGGAGACCGGTGACTGGGTGCTGATTGATACGGGCGACATCATCGTCCACGTGTTCCGACCCGAAATCCGCGAGTTCTACAACATCGAGAGGATGTGGGCAGCTCCGGACCTGGAAGACGGTACGTTGCACTAG
- a CDS encoding endonuclease/exonuclease/phosphatase family protein: protein MKFVTYNIQYGIGLDGRLDLARIASEIESADVIALQEVTRGFHRNGNIDMVAELQARLPAHFCVYWPACDVDAGSAIEDGRAVSRRFQFGNMVLSRDPILASRLISLPRSRTIDRLNLQRGATEAVIDAPGGPLRVYSVHLDHIYRGERIEQIRYLKERIQAYALDGGAISGAGEFGLREPPFPDDYVLMGDFNMVPESPEYCAVAGEIDGYYGRQIRATNPLDVLAGLGKRSPESYSWIDPKDHSHRMFLDYCFVSHGLVGRLKEAWVDETATGSDHLPVWFELM from the coding sequence GTGAAATTCGTCACCTACAACATCCAGTATGGTATCGGCCTCGATGGCCGACTGGACCTGGCCCGCATCGCTTCCGAAATCGAGAGCGCCGATGTGATCGCGCTCCAGGAAGTGACCCGTGGTTTCCACCGCAACGGCAACATCGACATGGTCGCCGAACTTCAGGCGCGTCTGCCGGCGCACTTCTGCGTGTACTGGCCCGCATGCGACGTCGATGCCGGCTCGGCGATCGAGGACGGCCGCGCCGTCAGTCGCCGTTTCCAGTTCGGCAATATGGTGTTGTCGCGCGATCCGATCCTCGCCTCACGCCTCATCTCGCTGCCGCGCAGCCGCACGATCGACAGGCTGAACCTGCAGCGCGGCGCGACGGAAGCCGTCATCGATGCGCCCGGCGGCCCGCTTCGCGTCTATTCCGTCCATCTGGATCACATCTACCGCGGCGAGCGGATCGAGCAGATCCGCTATCTGAAGGAACGCATCCAGGCCTACGCGCTCGACGGCGGGGCGATTTCCGGCGCCGGCGAATTCGGCCTGCGCGAACCGCCTTTTCCGGACGACTACGTGCTGATGGGCGACTTCAACATGGTTCCCGAATCGCCGGAGTACTGTGCCGTGGCCGGCGAGATCGACGGCTATTACGGCCGCCAGATCCGCGCCACAAATCCGCTCGACGTTCTGGCGGGCCTCGGCAAGCGCAGCCCGGAGAGCTACAGCTGGATCGATCCCAAGGACCACAGTCACCGGATGTTCCTCGACTATTGCTTCGTCAGTCATGGCCTCGTCGGGCGCCTCAAGGAGGCCTGGGTGGACGAGACGGCAACCGGCTCCGACCATCTGCCGGTCTGGTTCGAGCTCATGTGA
- a CDS encoding FMN-binding glutamate synthase family protein: MVKALVSNQRYAVFIGVGTAALASLGGGLLYSGWLFIAAAICGALFLLGIHDLRQHKHAILRNYPVVGHLRFLLESIRPEIRQYIIESDNDAVPFNRQDRGLVYQRAKGVEDKRPFGTIENVYGSGYAWLTHSAIPVTIADTDFRVRVGGPACKQPYDASLYNISAMSFGSLSANAILALNTGAKKGGFAHDTGEGSISRYHRQGGGDLIYQVASGYFGCRDEDGKFSPEKFAELSADPQVKMIEIKLSQGAKPGHGGMLPASKISPEIAEARGIPMGIDCTSPAAHSTFSTPIGLMQFVGQLRELSGGKPVGFKLCIGHRREFMSMVKAMLKTGIVPDFIVVDGAEGGTGAAPVEFANRVGMPMLEGLTFVHNTLRGAGIRDQVKIGAAGKIVSAFDIARTLALGADWCNAARGFMFAIGCIQAQSCHTNKCPVGIATQDPVRQRAIDLGDKSDRVARFHRNTMRALGEIAGAAGLSNPSDFMPYHFMFRQKDNEFLDGNEAYPYLPQGFLVSGNEVPELADWYDRWDRAGADSFAPPEIPHGPFRKRKAA, from the coding sequence ATGGTAAAGGCTCTCGTTTCCAATCAGCGTTATGCAGTGTTCATCGGCGTCGGGACGGCCGCGCTCGCGTCGCTTGGCGGTGGCTTGCTGTATAGCGGCTGGCTGTTCATCGCCGCTGCGATCTGCGGTGCATTGTTCCTTCTCGGCATTCACGATCTGCGCCAGCACAAGCACGCGATCCTGCGCAACTATCCGGTCGTCGGGCACCTGCGCTTCCTCTTGGAAAGCATCCGGCCGGAGATTCGCCAGTACATCATTGAAAGCGATAACGACGCCGTTCCATTCAACCGACAGGATCGCGGCCTCGTCTACCAGCGCGCCAAGGGCGTGGAAGACAAGCGGCCCTTCGGCACCATCGAGAATGTCTACGGCTCCGGATATGCCTGGCTTACCCATTCGGCGATACCGGTCACCATCGCCGATACGGACTTCCGGGTGCGCGTCGGCGGTCCGGCCTGCAAGCAACCCTACGACGCCAGCCTCTACAATATCTCGGCCATGAGCTTCGGCTCGCTCTCGGCCAATGCCATCCTTGCGCTGAATACCGGGGCAAAAAAGGGTGGTTTCGCCCATGATACCGGTGAAGGCAGCATCAGCCGCTACCACCGGCAAGGCGGTGGCGATCTGATCTATCAGGTCGCATCCGGCTACTTCGGCTGCCGCGATGAGGACGGGAAGTTTTCTCCGGAAAAATTCGCTGAGCTTTCTGCCGATCCCCAGGTCAAGATGATCGAGATCAAGCTAAGCCAGGGTGCGAAACCGGGTCATGGCGGCATGTTGCCAGCCTCGAAGATTTCCCCCGAGATCGCCGAGGCGCGCGGCATTCCAATGGGAATCGACTGCACGTCGCCCGCCGCGCACAGCACGTTCTCCACGCCGATCGGCCTGATGCAGTTCGTCGGTCAGCTGCGAGAGCTTTCGGGCGGCAAGCCGGTCGGTTTCAAGCTGTGCATCGGGCACCGCCGGGAATTCATGAGCATGGTCAAGGCCATGCTCAAGACAGGCATCGTTCCCGATTTTATCGTCGTCGACGGCGCGGAAGGCGGCACGGGCGCTGCCCCGGTCGAATTCGCCAACCGAGTCGGCATGCCGATGCTCGAAGGCCTCACCTTCGTTCACAACACGCTGCGCGGCGCGGGTATTCGCGATCAGGTCAAGATCGGTGCTGCCGGAAAGATCGTGTCCGCCTTCGACATCGCCCGCACGCTGGCGCTTGGCGCGGACTGGTGCAATGCGGCGCGTGGTTTCATGTTCGCCATCGGCTGCATCCAGGCGCAGTCCTGTCACACCAACAAGTGTCCGGTGGGGATCGCCACTCAGGACCCCGTGCGCCAGCGCGCGATCGACCTCGGCGACAAGAGTGACCGTGTTGCCCGCTTCCATCGCAACACCATGCGGGCGTTGGGCGAGATCGCGGGTGCCGCCGGCCTGAGCAATCCCAGCGACTTCATGCCATACCATTTCATGTTCCGGCAGAAGGACAACGAGTTCCTCGACGGCAACGAAGCCTACCCCTATCTGCCCCAAGGGTTCCTCGTGTCCGGCAATGAAGTCCCCGAACTGGCCGACTGGTACGATCGTTGGGACCGCGCCGGCGCTGACAGCTTCGCGCCGCCCGAAATCCCGCATGGGCCGTTTCGAAAGCGCAAGGCCGCGTGA
- a CDS encoding GNAT family protein, which yields MISEMLREDQSRSPEERPRPERSRTDCPILLSHRLVLRAPHEDDIDALAHLANNANIANMVARMPHPYTIADAADFVRRTKAGAIGKCVYAITKADNGAFLGCCGIEPQEDGRTVELGYWLGEPYWNQGYATEAAQSLTDMVFRTREVEQIDARCRVMNIASRRVIQKCGFQFQATGMIQSLAVGGMVPVEWYRLDRKTWVSLKSWGNIG from the coding sequence ATGATCAGCGAAATGTTGCGGGAAGACCAATCAAGGTCTCCCGAAGAACGGCCAAGGCCAGAACGGTCGAGGACCGATTGTCCCATATTGCTGTCGCACAGGCTGGTCCTGCGCGCCCCGCATGAAGACGACATCGACGCCCTTGCCCATCTTGCCAACAACGCCAACATCGCCAACATGGTCGCCCGCATGCCGCATCCTTACACGATCGCGGACGCGGCCGACTTCGTGCGACGCACAAAAGCCGGCGCGATTGGCAAGTGCGTCTACGCGATTACCAAGGCGGACAATGGCGCGTTCCTTGGCTGCTGCGGGATCGAGCCGCAGGAGGACGGCAGGACGGTGGAGCTCGGCTACTGGCTGGGTGAACCATACTGGAACCAGGGCTACGCAACCGAAGCGGCGCAGAGCCTGACGGACATGGTCTTCCGCACCCGCGAGGTCGAGCAGATCGATGCGCGTTGCCGCGTCATGAACATCGCCTCGCGGAGGGTCATCCAGAAGTGCGGCTTCCAGTTCCAGGCCACCGGCATGATCCAGAGCCTTGCCGTCGGCGGCATGGTTCCGGTCGAGTGGTACCGGCTCGACCGCAAGACCTGGGTCTCACTGAAGAGCTGGGGAAACATCGGATGA
- the proB gene encoding glutamate 5-kinase yields the protein MSGTHKSLSKHRRIVIKIGSALLVDRASGLKKGWLDAICADIAALRKSGTEVLVVSSGAIALGRTVLNLPKGALKLEESQAAAAVGQIALARAWSESLSTDGIVAGQVLLTLGDTEERRRYLNARATLNQLLKLGSVPIINENDTVATTEIRYGDNDRLAARVATMAGADLLVLLSDIDGLYTAPPHLDPAARFLETIAEITPEIEAMAGGAASELSRGGMRTKIDAGKIATGAGCAMIIASGKTDHPLWAIDAGARSSWFAPSGSPVTARKTWIAGQLQPAGTLAIDAGAETALRSGKSLLPAGVRAVSGAFSRGDTIAIVGTAGREIARGLASYDADEARQIAGKKSGEIAGILGYAGRAAMVHRDDLVMTGAGRTDSAPAEEEKDAAHA from the coding sequence ATGTCCGGGACCCACAAGTCGCTTTCGAAGCATCGGCGCATCGTCATCAAGATCGGTTCCGCCCTGCTCGTCGATCGCGCCAGTGGGCTGAAGAAGGGCTGGCTCGATGCGATCTGCGCCGATATCGCCGCGCTCCGCAAGAGTGGTACAGAGGTGCTTGTCGTCTCCTCGGGCGCGATCGCTCTCGGGCGAACCGTTCTCAACCTGCCTAAGGGCGCGCTGAAGCTGGAGGAGAGCCAGGCGGCGGCGGCCGTCGGTCAGATCGCGCTCGCCCGCGCCTGGTCGGAAAGCCTTTCGACGGACGGCATTGTCGCCGGTCAGGTCCTGCTCACGCTCGGTGACACCGAAGAGCGCCGCCGCTACCTGAATGCGCGCGCCACGCTGAACCAGCTCCTGAAGCTCGGCTCGGTGCCGATCATCAACGAAAATGACACGGTCGCAACGACCGAAATCCGCTACGGCGACAACGATCGGCTCGCGGCTCGTGTTGCAACGATGGCCGGCGCCGATCTTCTCGTGCTGCTATCGGATATCGACGGGCTCTATACCGCCCCGCCGCATCTGGATCCCGCCGCACGCTTCCTTGAAACGATTGCGGAAATCACGCCCGAAATCGAGGCCATGGCCGGTGGGGCCGCATCGGAGTTGTCGCGTGGCGGCATGCGCACCAAGATCGATGCCGGCAAAATCGCCACCGGCGCCGGCTGCGCGATGATCATCGCGTCGGGCAAGACCGACCATCCGCTGTGGGCGATCGACGCCGGCGCGCGCTCCTCATGGTTTGCGCCCTCCGGCTCGCCGGTGACCGCGCGCAAGACCTGGATTGCCGGGCAGTTGCAGCCGGCCGGCACGCTTGCGATCGATGCCGGTGCCGAGACCGCGCTGCGCTCGGGTAAGAGCCTGCTTCCCGCCGGTGTGCGCGCCGTCTCGGGTGCGTTCTCCCGCGGCGATACGATTGCAATCGTCGGCACTGCCGGACGCGAGATTGCCCGGGGGCTGGCAAGCTACGATGCCGACGAGGCGCGCCAGATCGCGGGCAAGAAATCAGGCGAGATTGCCGGGATCCTTGGCTATGCGGGACGGGCGGCGATGGTGCATCGCGACGACCTCGTCATGACGGGTGCGGGAAGAACCGATAGCGCCCCTGCCGAAGAGGAAAAGGATGCCGCCCATGCTTGA
- a CDS encoding glutamate-5-semialdehyde dehydrogenase, translating into MLEQAQTTADVTELMTGIGRNARAASRPLAVASTAAKNAALEAMAKAILADRDQILAANAIDLAHARESGLAGSFIDRLTLTPERIDAIAAGIRDIAAFKDPVGDVIAEWDRPNGLHIERVRTPLGVIGVIYESRPNVTADAGALCLKAGNAVILRGGSDSLNSSRAIHACLVRGLKEAGLPEHAIQMVPVADRAAVGAMLSGLDGSIDVIVPRGGKSLVARVQNEARVPVFAHLDGLCHVYVDRSADLDMARSVVVNSKMRRTGICGAAETLLIDRAAAGTHLAPLLAALKDAGCEVRATNEIRALVPGLEAAAEKDWSTEYLDAIISVALVDGVEGAIAHINRWSSAHTEAVIAQDQSVAARFFAEIDSAILLHNASTQFADGGEFGMGGEIGIATGKMHARGPVGVEQLTSFKYRVRGTGQVRP; encoded by the coding sequence ATGCTTGAACAGGCGCAGACGACGGCCGACGTGACCGAGTTGATGACCGGGATCGGTCGCAATGCGCGCGCCGCCAGCCGGCCGCTCGCCGTCGCATCGACGGCGGCGAAGAATGCCGCGCTTGAGGCGATGGCAAAGGCGATCCTCGCTGATCGCGATCAGATCCTTGCCGCCAATGCAATCGATCTTGCGCATGCGCGCGAAAGCGGGCTCGCCGGCTCCTTCATCGACCGTCTGACGCTGACGCCGGAGCGGATCGACGCGATTGCCGCCGGCATCCGCGACATCGCCGCCTTCAAAGATCCGGTCGGCGACGTGATTGCCGAGTGGGACCGGCCGAACGGCCTGCACATCGAGCGTGTGCGCACCCCGCTCGGGGTGATCGGCGTGATCTACGAGAGCCGCCCGAACGTGACGGCCGATGCCGGCGCCCTCTGCCTGAAGGCCGGCAATGCGGTCATCCTGCGCGGTGGCTCCGACAGCCTCAATTCCTCGCGGGCGATCCATGCCTGCCTGGTGCGCGGCCTGAAGGAAGCCGGACTGCCGGAGCACGCGATCCAGATGGTGCCGGTCGCAGACCGCGCGGCTGTCGGCGCGATGCTCTCCGGGCTGGACGGCTCGATCGACGTCATCGTCCCGCGTGGAGGCAAAAGCCTCGTTGCCCGTGTGCAGAACGAGGCGCGCGTCCCCGTCTTCGCCCATCTCGACGGCCTCTGCCACGTCTATGTCGACCGTTCCGCCGATCTCGACATGGCGCGCAGCGTCGTCGTCAATTCCAAGATGCGCCGCACCGGCATCTGCGGTGCGGCCGAGACGCTGCTGATCGATCGGGCCGCGGCCGGAACGCACCTGGCGCCTCTGCTTGCCGCGCTCAAGGATGCCGGCTGCGAGGTTCGCGCGACGAACGAAATCCGTGCGCTCGTTCCCGGTCTCGAAGCTGCGGCCGAGAAGGACTGGTCGACCGAATATCTGGACGCCATCATCTCGGTGGCGCTGGTCGACGGTGTCGAAGGCGCCATTGCACACATCAACCGGTGGTCCTCGGCGCATACGGAGGCGGTGATCGCGCAGGATCAGTCCGTGGCGGCCCGCTTTTTCGCCGAGATCGATTCCGCCATCCTCCTCCACAATGCCTCGACGCAGTTTGCCGATGGCGGCGAATTCGGCATGGGTGGGGAGATCGGCATTGCGACCGGCAAGATGCATGCGCGCGGGCCCGTCGGCGTCGAGCAACTGACTTCGTTCAAATACCGGGTGCGCGGCACCGGACAGGTGCGGCCCTAG
- a CDS encoding cyclopropane-fatty-acyl-phospholipid synthase family protein → MFPLSHMMKSFIRKGCLTVIDAEGKRHVFKGTPGPRVTMRLTDRKLYRTLVFNAELAAGEAYMDGTMRFEEGSTLRDFLTLFSVNRLSLGSYPIQKVLRAIKMRFRKRQQSNRKGQAQQNVAHHYDLGNEFYKLFLDENMLYSCAYFREQGETLEQAQRNKLRLLASKLGLKPGMKVLDIGCGWGDLALYLAALENVEVLGVTLSKEQQALASQRAEKAGLAERVRFELKDYRDVEGSFGRIVSVGMFEHVGVHHYDEFFKKLNALMPDDGLALLHSIGHMSPPGMASPWLRKYIFPGAYSPALSEVFEVVERNSLWVTDLEFLRVHYATTLAHWTNRFEANRDKVIALYDERFARMWEFYLISAEMMFRTGSQLVFHMQLSRSRDAAPIVRDYITDKQRDYIEQEKTLSLSV, encoded by the coding sequence ATGTTTCCACTTTCGCACATGATGAAGTCCTTCATACGCAAGGGTTGTCTGACCGTCATCGACGCAGAAGGAAAACGTCATGTTTTCAAGGGCACGCCCGGTCCACGGGTGACGATGAGGCTGACTGATCGAAAACTCTACCGGACATTGGTTTTCAATGCTGAGCTTGCGGCCGGCGAAGCCTACATGGATGGAACGATGCGGTTCGAGGAGGGCTCGACTCTACGGGATTTCCTAACGCTCTTCTCGGTCAATCGGCTTTCGCTCGGCTCCTATCCGATTCAGAAGGTCCTGCGCGCTATTAAGATGCGCTTCCGCAAACGTCAGCAGTCAAATCGCAAGGGACAGGCGCAGCAGAACGTCGCCCACCACTACGACCTCGGCAACGAATTCTATAAGCTGTTTCTCGACGAGAACATGCTGTATTCCTGCGCCTATTTCAGGGAGCAAGGCGAAACCCTCGAGCAGGCACAACGCAACAAGCTGCGGCTTCTTGCTAGCAAGCTCGGACTAAAACCTGGAATGAAGGTGCTCGATATCGGCTGCGGCTGGGGCGACCTCGCGCTTTATCTTGCGGCATTGGAGAATGTGGAAGTTCTCGGCGTGACGCTGTCCAAAGAACAGCAGGCGCTCGCCTCGCAGCGGGCCGAGAAAGCCGGGCTTGCCGAGCGCGTCCGTTTCGAGCTGAAGGACTATCGGGACGTCGAGGGATCCTTCGGCCGTATTGTGTCCGTCGGCATGTTCGAGCATGTCGGCGTTCATCACTATGATGAATTCTTCAAGAAGCTGAATGCGTTGATGCCGGATGACGGCCTGGCGCTGTTGCATTCGATCGGACATATGAGCCCGCCGGGCATGGCAAGCCCGTGGCTGCGGAAGTATATTTTTCCCGGAGCCTACTCGCCAGCCCTTTCCGAAGTGTTCGAGGTTGTCGAGCGAAACAGCCTCTGGGTGACGGATCTGGAATTCCTGCGTGTTCACTACGCCACGACGCTAGCCCACTGGACCAACCGCTTCGAGGCGAACCGCGACAAGGTGATCGCGCTTTACGACGAGCGCTTTGCCCGCATGTGGGAATTCTACCTGATCAGCGCGGAGATGATGTTCCGCACCGGCAGCCAGCTCGTTTTCCATATGCAGCTGTCGCGCTCTCGTGACGCCGCCCCAATTGTTCGCGACTACATCACCGACAAGCAGCGTGACTATATCGAACAGGAGAAAACGCTCAGCCTGTCTGTGTGA
- the obgE gene encoding GTPase ObgE: protein MKFLDEAKVYIRSGDGGAGAVSFRREKFIEFGGPDGGDGGRGGDVWVEAVNGLNTLIDFRYQQHFKGATGIHGMGRNRTGANGASVTLKVPVGTQIFEEDNETLIIDLTEEGQRFRLAAGGNGGFGNAHFKSSTNQAPNWANPGLEGDEKTIWLRLKLIADAGLVGLPNAGKSTFLATCTRARPKIANYPFTTLHPNLGVATVDGREFILADIPGLIEGAHEGTGLGDRFLGHVERTRVLLHLVSAQEEEVGKAYKTVKHELEAYGGGLTDKPEIVALSQIDVLDEEELKKKAKELEKACGQKPLLLSAITNVGMLQALRALRDEIVRFGTEEQDEA from the coding sequence ATGAAGTTTCTCGACGAAGCAAAAGTCTATATCCGCTCCGGCGACGGCGGTGCAGGGGCTGTCTCGTTCCGCCGCGAGAAATTCATCGAATTCGGCGGCCCAGACGGCGGCGACGGCGGCCGCGGCGGCGATGTCTGGGTCGAGGCGGTCAACGGCCTGAATACGCTGATCGATTTCCGCTATCAGCAGCACTTCAAGGGCGCGACCGGCATTCATGGCATGGGGCGCAATCGCACCGGTGCGAACGGCGCCTCGGTGACGCTGAAAGTGCCGGTCGGAACGCAGATTTTCGAGGAAGACAACGAGACGTTGATCATTGATCTGACCGAAGAAGGACAGCGCTTTCGGCTTGCGGCCGGCGGCAACGGCGGCTTCGGCAACGCCCACTTCAAATCGTCGACGAACCAGGCGCCGAACTGGGCCAATCCCGGTCTCGAGGGCGATGAGAAGACGATCTGGCTGCGGTTGAAGCTGATCGCCGATGCAGGGCTCGTCGGTCTGCCGAATGCCGGCAAGTCCACGTTCCTCGCGACCTGCACGCGGGCGCGGCCGAAGATAGCGAACTATCCCTTCACGACGCTGCATCCGAACCTCGGTGTTGCCACGGTCGACGGACGGGAGTTCATCCTTGCCGACATCCCCGGCCTGATCGAGGGCGCGCACGAGGGCACTGGCCTTGGCGATCGCTTCCTTGGCCACGTGGAGCGGACGCGTGTGTTGCTGCACCTCGTCTCGGCGCAGGAAGAAGAGGTTGGCAAGGCCTACAAGACCGTCAAGCATGAGCTGGAGGCCTATGGCGGTGGGCTGACCGACAAGCCGGAGATCGTGGCGCTGTCGCAGATCGACGTGCTCGACGAGGAAGAACTGAAGAAGAAGGCGAAGGAACTGGAAAAGGCGTGCGGGCAAAAGCCGTTGCTTCTATCGGCGATCACCAACGTCGGCATGCTGCAGGCCCTGCGCGCACTTCGCGACGAGATCGTTCGCTTTGGCACGGAAGAACAGGACGAGGCTTGA